A genome region from Fervidicoccaceae archaeon includes the following:
- a CDS encoding ABC transporter permease subunit has product MSWARKLKDRLFSALASLVALAFAAVALHVVLYVTWRGLPVLASEGLSLLFEKPAAVTAERPGGVAPALVGTLYLTASSLAIAAPMAALAAVFSVEFPRSPLSRLVRLTSRALLEVPTISVGLLVFSLLVLPLGRFTGLAGTVALALVMLPYVYVYAESALSSVPSTYVEAGYALGMRRAQVALGLRLKMAKRGVWRGVLMATMKAMGETAPLLFTVYGARSVVFGGPLQPIDALPLMIFQFIQSGYENWRALAWGGAFVLLVLYMAMYAAYRLALRGETK; this is encoded by the coding sequence GTGAGCTGGGCGAGGAAGCTCAAGGACAGGCTCTTCTCGGCTCTGGCCTCGCTCGTGGCTCTCGCCTTCGCGGCGGTCGCCCTCCACGTGGTCCTCTACGTGACTTGGAGAGGGCTCCCCGTCCTTGCCTCGGAGGGGCTCTCGCTGCTCTTCGAGAAGCCCGCAGCCGTGACGGCAGAGAGGCCGGGCGGCGTGGCTCCCGCCCTCGTCGGCACTCTATATTTGACAGCGTCCTCGCTCGCGATAGCTGCTCCGATGGCCGCGCTGGCGGCGGTCTTCTCGGTGGAGTTCCCCCGGAGCCCTCTGTCCAGGCTCGTCAGACTCACGTCGAGAGCTCTGCTCGAAGTCCCGACGATAAGCGTGGGCCTATTGGTCTTCTCGTTGTTGGTCCTCCCATTGGGGAGATTCACGGGATTGGCCGGGACCGTCGCCCTCGCCCTCGTGATGCTGCCCTACGTGTACGTCTACGCGGAGTCCGCTCTGTCCTCAGTGCCCTCGACCTACGTCGAGGCCGGCTACGCGCTGGGCATGAGGAGAGCTCAGGTGGCTCTAGGCCTGAGACTGAAGATGGCGAAGAGAGGGGTGTGGAGGGGAGTGCTCATGGCTACGATGAAAGCGATGGGCGAGACGGCTCCCCTCCTATTCACGGTCTACGGGGCTAGATCCGTAGTGTTCGGAGGCCCGCTTCAGCCGATAGATGCTCTCCCTCTGATGATATTCCAGTTCATTCAGAGCGGCTACGAGAATTGGAGGGCTCTCGCGTGGGGAGGAGCCTTCGTGCTATTGGTCCTCTACATGGCGATGTACGCCGCGTACAGATTGGCCTTGAGAGGCGAGACTAAGTGA
- a CDS encoding phosphate ABC transporter ATP-binding protein, with the protein MNAAGGYAIEARGLSVSVGGKRILDDIDLRIPAGAVTAVMGPSGSGKTTLLKVFNRLVELIDGVRVEGDVRVFGRSVFEMDVYELRRMFGVVFQQPNPFPHMSIYENVAIGPKINGLTKSRRELDEIVRWALERAGLWDEVRDRLRDPPWRLSGGQQQRLCLARALALKPRILLLDEPTANIDPINTARIEEAVRRLVEREGMTAVVVTHMPHQAVRLSDYIVVLYGGRIVEEGTTAEVALNPRHEITRKLLRGEL; encoded by the coding sequence GTGAACGCGGCCGGCGGCTACGCGATAGAGGCCAGAGGGCTCTCCGTGTCGGTAGGAGGCAAGAGGATCCTCGACGACATCGACCTGAGGATCCCAGCCGGAGCGGTCACGGCGGTTATGGGGCCCAGCGGGAGCGGGAAGACTACGCTGTTGAAGGTCTTCAACAGGCTAGTCGAGCTGATCGACGGAGTCAGAGTCGAGGGGGACGTGAGGGTTTTCGGGAGGAGCGTCTTCGAGATGGACGTCTACGAGCTGAGGAGGATGTTCGGCGTCGTCTTCCAGCAACCGAACCCGTTCCCCCACATGAGCATATACGAAAACGTGGCCATAGGCCCCAAGATCAACGGTCTGACCAAGAGCAGGAGAGAGCTCGACGAGATCGTGAGGTGGGCCCTCGAGAGGGCGGGCCTCTGGGACGAGGTGAGGGACAGACTGAGGGACCCGCCTTGGAGGCTCAGCGGAGGTCAGCAGCAGAGGCTGTGCCTCGCGAGAGCTCTCGCTCTCAAGCCAAGGATCTTACTGCTCGACGAGCCGACCGCCAACATAGACCCGATAAACACCGCTAGGATCGAGGAGGCGGTCAGGAGGCTCGTCGAGCGCGAGGGCATGACCGCGGTCGTAGTCACGCACATGCCTCACCAGGCCGTTAGGCTCTCGGACTACATCGTCGTGCTCTACGGGGGGAGAATCGTAGAGGAGGGGACGACGGCGGAGGTCGCCTTAAATCCGAGGCACGAGATAACACGGAAGCTCCTGAGGGGAGAGCTTTGA
- the pstC gene encoding phosphate ABC transporter permease subunit PstC, with protein MRLGRPLGDLVFFYCLAAPAAAMVLAFALLFYAHIDLSREALELQGLKTFAGARWRPSLEPPPKSEYGLLPAIVGTLTSAGIALLIALPVSVLLAVFLVEIAPRSLSHLLGLIIDALAGLPSVVYGLWGLYFLGPFLRKNLMEPLHELLGFLPFFSCKPLSGASVLTAGILLSIMITPFASALVYEAYRSVPSVYIEAAYSLGMTRYEQAMTRLSMIRGAVVSAALLGLGRAMSETAAVTMVVGNAYVLSPCVFSPAYTITSLIANQFAESRGYPLMLSSLFAGSLLLLCVGLIVNAAGLRALRSVRL; from the coding sequence ATGAGGCTCGGGAGGCCTCTAGGCGACTTGGTTTTTTTCTATTGTCTCGCTGCTCCCGCTGCGGCGATGGTCTTAGCCTTCGCGCTCCTCTTCTACGCTCACATCGACTTGAGCCGCGAGGCCCTCGAGCTCCAGGGCCTCAAGACCTTCGCCGGCGCGAGGTGGAGGCCCTCCCTCGAGCCCCCGCCGAAGAGCGAGTACGGTCTGCTCCCAGCGATCGTCGGGACTCTCACTTCCGCCGGCATCGCTCTCCTCATCGCCCTCCCCGTCTCGGTACTCCTCGCGGTGTTTCTCGTCGAGATAGCGCCTCGCTCCCTCTCCCATCTCCTCGGGCTTATCATTGACGCTCTCGCCGGCCTCCCATCGGTCGTGTACGGGCTGTGGGGCCTCTATTTCCTGGGTCCCTTCTTGAGGAAGAACCTAATGGAGCCCCTCCACGAGCTCTTGGGCTTCCTGCCCTTCTTCTCGTGTAAGCCCCTCTCGGGGGCGAGCGTCCTCACGGCGGGGATCCTGCTCTCTATCATGATCACCCCCTTCGCCTCCGCTCTCGTGTACGAGGCGTACAGGAGCGTGCCCTCGGTCTACATCGAGGCCGCCTACTCCCTCGGAATGACCAGGTATGAGCAGGCGATGACGAGGCTCTCGATGATAAGAGGTGCCGTGGTCTCGGCGGCTCTGCTAGGCCTCGGGAGGGCCATGAGCGAGACCGCGGCCGTGACCATGGTGGTAGGAAACGCCTACGTACTCAGCCCCTGCGTCTTCTCTCCAGCCTACACGATCACATCGCTCATAGCCAATCAATTCGCCGAGTCCCGCGGCTACCCCCTCATGCTCAGCTCCCTCTTCGCGGGTAGCCTGCTTCTGCTTTGCGTCGGGCTCATTGTCAACGCGGCTGGCCTGAGAGCTCTCAGGAGCGTGAGACTGTGA